One Clavelina lepadiformis chromosome 1, kaClaLepa1.1, whole genome shotgun sequence genomic region harbors:
- the LOC143469542 gene encoding RNA-binding protein 39-like, producing MADDLDVEAMLEAPFKKETEKTEEKSKSEKKSRKKSRSRSRSRSRRRHHRRSRSKSRDRSRSRHHRRSRSREKRRRPSRSKSPRRRERERKPKTPTPPPKPRSPSPPDRDARTVFCMQLAQRIRTRDLEEFFSAVGKVREVKLIQDKHSKRSKGIAYVEFKDLESIPLALGLSGQKILGVPIVVQPTQSEKNKVAAAQLTLQKAAQGPTKLYVGGLHENITEDMLKGIFSPFGRIEQVQIIKDADTSVSKGYAFITFAEADNAKRALDQLNGFEIAGKAIKLNTVGHTTDFNAFAALANGPSFLDNDAVERAGIDLGTTGRLQLMAKLAEGTGLEVPSAAQQALWLGQSMGLGLPSGPPAANAGAGGGGTGGANPPIATTCFQLSNMFDPGKESGTGWDVEIKDDVIEECQRHGIVLHVYVDKQSQGNVYVKCDSLEAAAKSVSALHGRYFAGNMITAAYVPVVNYHSLFPEAAYANQPLKPTNR from the coding sequence ATGGCGGATGACCTCGATGTTGAAGCAATGTTAGAAGCTCCTTTCAAGAAGGAAACGGAAAAAACTGAAGAAAAGTCCAAAAGTGAAAAGAAATCCCGGAAAAAGAGCCGTAGCAGAAGCCGCAGTCGAAGCAGGCGTCGACATCATAGAAGGTCCAGATCCAAAAGTCGTGATAGAAGTCGGTCAAGACATCACAGAAGAAGTCGCTCAAGGGAAAAACGACGTCGTCCTTCAAGAAGCAAGAGTCCAAGGAGACGTGAGCGCGAACGGAAACCGAAAACGCCAACTCCTCCTCCTAAACCTCGGTCACCTAGTCCTCCTGATCGTGATGCCAGGACTGTTTTTTGCATGCAACTTGCCCAGAGAATACGGACAAGGGATTTGGAAGAATTTTTTTCGGCTGTGGGTAAAGTTCgtgaagtaaaacttattCAGGACAAGCATTCTAAAAGATCTAAGGGTATTGCATATGTTGAATTTAAAGATTTAGAATCCATTCCACTGGCTTTAGGTCTCTCAGGTCAAAAGATTTTAGGAGTGCCAATTGTTGTTCAACCCACTCAGTCTGAAAAAAACAAGGTTGCTGCTGCACAGTTAACTTTGCAGAAAGCAGCTCAGGGCCCAACTAAGCTATATGTTGGTGGGCTCCATGAAAATATCACTGAAGATATGTTAAAAGGAATATTTTCTCCATTTGGCAGGATTGAGCAAGTACAAATAATTAAAGATGCTGACACGAGTGTATCAAAGGGATATGCATTCATCACTTTCGCAGAAGCAGATAATGCCAAAAGAGCACTGGATCAGTTAAATGGGTTTGAAATTGCTGGAAAGGCTATCAAGTTAAATACTGTTGGACACACTACTGATTTTAATGCCTTTGCTGCTTTGGCAAATGGGCCATCATTTCTTGATAACGATGCTGTAGAACGTGCTGGCATTGACCTTGGAACTACTGGTCGTCTTCAGCTTATGGCAAAGCTGGCCGAAGGAACAGGTTTAGAAGTTCCTTCAGCTGCCCAGCAAGCACTTTGGCTTGGGCAGTCCATGGGTTTAGGTCTTCCATCTGGCCCACCTGCAGCCAATGCCGGAGCTGGAGGAGGAGGAACAGGAGGAGCTAATCCTCCAATAGCCACAACATGTTTCCAGCTGTCAAATATGTTCGATCCCGGCAAAGAATCTGGCACTGGTTGGGATGTGGAAATCAAGGATGATGTCATTGAAGAGTGTCAGCGTCATGGCATTGTACTTCATGTGTATGTCGATAAACAGTCCCAAGGCAATGTTTACGTAAAGTGTGACAGTCTTGAAGCAGCTGCAAAGTCAGTGTCAGCCTTGCATGGCCGTTACTTTGCAGGAAATATGATTACTGCTGCTTATGTACCAGTTGTTAATTACCATTCCCTGTTTCCTGAAGCGGCATATGCAAATCAGCCACTTAAACCGACAAATCGTTGA
- the LOC143469557 gene encoding polycomb group RING finger protein 6-like — translation MSDITSPFKEFMDQYAIQHGDSESRYFTKSQIYTAFRTFLSRTRPNERVCMDYQIFCIEFNEEVEKRGVNKETSEKVTYYKLFKNSFQADINQQRETEVNDTLNISARALNIHLCCKLCCGYLVDATTITECLHSFCKSCIVQYFQTENSCPVCQVLVHNTNPLASLKQDNVLQDIVNKVLPGVSKHEAERFSSFQEVAVKKSKVSPECAHSSKPRNPFVFTSLYIEWVGPESCTVEAEDLKGKHYRVCDRALIGHVCQLVVEQLGYVDSTNKPTMNCVLTCGGIVLPPIIPLAAVVKHELNFEMKDGAIYLKYDIQPFK, via the exons ATGTCTGACATCACATCACCATTTAAGGAGTTTATGGATCAGTATGCTATTCAGCATGGCGACAGTGAAAGTCGTTACTTTACCAAGAGTCAAATATACACTGCCTTTCGCACGTTTTTGTCTCGAACGCGACCCAACGAAAGAG TATGCATGGActatcaaatattttgcattgaatTTAACGAAGAAGTAGAAAAACGTGGAGTGAACAAGGAAACATCTGAGAAAGTAACATACtataaacttttcaaaaattcatTCCAAGCGGATATAAATCAACAGAGGGAG ACAGAAGTTAATGACACTCTCAACATTTCTGCTAGAGCACTTAATATCCATCTCTGCTGCAAATTGTGTTGTGGTTACTTGGTTGATGCAACAACAATTACAGAATGCTTACATTCAT tTTGCAAGAGTTGCATTGTGCAGTATTTTCAGACTGAAAATTCGTGCCCTGTTTGTCAAGTTTTGGTGCACAATACCAATCCACTAGCTTCTTTGAAGCAGGACAATGTTTTACAAGACATTGTCAACAAAGTACTTCCAGGAGTTTCAAAAC ATGAAGCAGAGCGGTTTTCATCTTTCCAAGAAGTTGCTGTAAAGAAGTCTAAAGTTTCCCCCGAATGTGCTCACTCATCTAAACCAAGGAATCCGTTTGTTTTTACTTCTTTGTATATTGAGTGGGTGGGGCCTGAATCATGCACAGTGGAAGCAGAG gACTTGAAAGGCAAACACTATAGGGTATGTGATCGGGCATTGATTGGTCATGTATGTCAGTtagttgttgaacaacttggCTATGTGGACAG TACTAACAAACCAACAATGAATTGTGTGCTAACCTGTGGAGGAATAGTTTTGCCACCAATAATTCCACTAGCAGCTGTTGTAAAACACGAGTtgaattttgaaatgaaa GATGGAGCCATTTATCTCAAATATGACATACAACCATTCAAATAA
- the LOC143469569 gene encoding putative ubiquitin-conjugating enzyme E2 W-B — protein MAFSQKRIQKEILTMTTSPPPGTRLVTETMQTTKEFLVEVHGAQGTLFAGEQFKLLFKFGDRYPFESPQVMFVGDHIPEHPHVYSNGHICLSILTDDWSPALSVESVCLSILSMLSSCTEKKRPPDNAFYIRTCSSNPKNTRWWYHDDKV, from the exons ATGGCTTTTTCTCAG AAACGTATTCAGAAAGAAATCCTAACAATGACAACCTCTCCACCACCTGGAACAAGATTAGTTACTGAAACAATGCAAACTACGAAAGAATTTTTAGTTGAAGTACATGGTGCACAGGGTACTTTATTTGCAGGGGAGcaatttaaattgttgtttaaatttggAGATCGCTATCCATTTGAATCACCGCAG GTTATGTTTGTGGGAGACCATATTCCAGAACACCCTCATGTTTATAGCAATGGACACATTTGTCTGTCAATCTTAACAGATGATTGGAGTCCAGCATTATCTGTGGAATCTGTTTGCCTTAGTATCTTGTCGATGCTCAGTAGTTGTACTGAAAAG AAACGTCCTCCTGATAATGCGTTTTATATAAGAACTTGCAGTAGCAACCCCAAGAACACTAGATGGTGGTATCATG ATGATAAAGTATAA